In Apium graveolens cultivar Ventura chromosome 10, ASM990537v1, whole genome shotgun sequence, the following are encoded in one genomic region:
- the LOC141691462 gene encoding F-box protein CPR1-like: MRFQGILDCLMCLCDRANRKFMGYNLDPMIPPEVVELEILTRLSVKSLLRFKSVYKSWNLPITGPDFISKHNHVHNLNEDVLLIWSRYRNKLDSLHPKLTTIIGSFDGLVCFSDCYAHDNSKPFEILLWNPATKWCLKITPLPDESAARYFYDFVGFGYDSIANDFKVMYATRFEEIEQQPFSRERLLLQFWLLEKDCSL, from the coding sequence ATGCGGTTTCAAGGTATATTGGACTGTCTCATGTGTTTATGTGACAGGGCGAACAGAAAATTTATGGGATATAATCTTGATCCTATGATACCACCAGAAGTCGTAGAGCTAGAGATATTGACACGACTGTCCGTGAAATCACTTTTACGATTTAAATCAGTTTATAAATCCTGGAATTTGCCTATTACTGGCCCTGATTTTATTAGTAAGCATAATCATGTTCACAATCTTAACGAGGATGTTTTATTGATTTGGAGTAGGTACAGGAACAAACTTGACAGTTTACATCCGAAACTCACAACAATAATTGGCAGTTTTGATGGATTGGTGTGTTTCTCCGATTGCTATGCGCACGATAATTCTAAaccttttgaaattctattaTGGAATCCTGCTACGAAATGGTGCCTGAAAATTACACCCCTCCCTGATGAATCTGCTGCCAGATACTTCTACGATTTTGTTGGATTTGGTTACGATTCGATTGCCAATGATTTCAAAGTCATGTATGCAACGCGGTTTGAAGAAATTGAACAACAGCCTTTTAGCAGGGAACGTCTATTACTGCAGTTCTGGTTGTTGGAGAAAGATTGTTCCCTCTAA